The Fictibacillus arsenicus genome contains a region encoding:
- the speD gene encoding adenosylmethionine decarboxylase, with protein MTISPDQRITLHGFNNLTKSLSFNMYDVCFTKTREEREAYIEYIDEQYNAERLTNILQTVSDTIGAHVLNVAKQDYVPQGASVTLLVSEGPVVEVPTDSFDDSATAMPESVVMQLDKSHLTVHTYPEFHPEEGISTFRADIDVSTCGEISPLKALNHLINSFDTDIVTMDYRVRGFTRDIKGHKLFIDHDINSIQNYLSDDIKNMYDMIDTNIYQENIFHTKCRLKEFDLNNYLFGYTKDTLDSRSVEEITDRIKSEMDEIFYGRNIKK; from the coding sequence ATGACAATTTCACCAGATCAACGTATCACTTTACACGGATTTAATAACCTGACAAAGTCATTAAGTTTCAATATGTACGATGTTTGTTTTACAAAAACTCGGGAAGAGCGGGAAGCTTATATAGAATATATTGATGAACAATATAACGCGGAAAGACTAACAAATATACTTCAGACTGTTTCTGACACCATAGGTGCTCACGTACTGAACGTGGCAAAGCAAGATTATGTTCCTCAAGGGGCCAGTGTTACTCTCCTTGTCTCTGAAGGCCCAGTCGTTGAGGTACCTACAGATTCATTTGATGATTCTGCAACTGCGATGCCCGAATCAGTAGTTATGCAGCTGGACAAAAGCCACCTTACAGTCCATACGTATCCAGAGTTCCATCCAGAAGAAGGGATTAGTACATTCAGAGCAGATATTGATGTATCAACTTGTGGTGAAATATCACCTTTGAAAGCATTAAATCATCTTATCAATTCTTTTGATACCGATATTGTTACGATGGATTACCGGGTACGGGGGTTTACGAGAGACATAAAGGGTCATAAATTATTTATTGACCATGACATTAACTCTATACAAAATTATCTTTCTGATGATATTAAAAACATGTACGACATGATAGACACTAATATCTATCAAGAGAACATCTTTCATACAAAATGCCGGTTAAAGGAATTTGATTTAAACAATTATCTGTTTGGCTACACCAAAGATACATTGGATTCAAGAAGTGTCGAAGAAATAACAGATCGCATTAAATCAGAAATGGATGAAATTTTTTACGGAAGAAATATAAAAAAATAA
- a CDS encoding Bug family tripartite tricarboxylate transporter substrate binding protein — translation MKKVNWKNWLLAGFLIPSLAACSTSGSSGNSAGDSDYPKKSITVVAPSGAGGGWDLTARSLTKVLGETKLVDQTMTVENKPGGGGAVYLAEYATQHKKDDYKLYVNSPPILINNLKKEGNSPYGYKNTTPLAQLTKDFGAIVVKEDSKYNSIKDLMDAVKKDPKSVTAAGGSAPGSMDHLVAVLPAYKSGVDPKTVKYVSYDGGGEAIAALLGGNADYIATDASAVGEFLKAGKVKVLGISSTERLKGELAEVPTFKEEGIDADFTIWRGIFGPKEMSDSAKDYWAKTLKDLNDSKEWQAELERNGWQAEFKDAEEFASFLEEQEKQVEDLLKSLGMNK, via the coding sequence ATGAAAAAAGTAAATTGGAAAAATTGGCTCTTAGCAGGATTCCTTATTCCTTCACTAGCAGCATGCAGTACGTCTGGATCCAGCGGCAATAGTGCAGGAGATTCAGATTATCCTAAAAAATCTATTACAGTTGTTGCTCCATCTGGTGCTGGAGGCGGCTGGGATTTAACTGCACGCTCTCTTACAAAGGTACTTGGGGAAACTAAATTGGTTGACCAAACCATGACAGTTGAAAACAAGCCAGGCGGTGGTGGAGCGGTTTATTTAGCTGAATACGCCACTCAGCACAAAAAAGATGATTATAAACTTTACGTAAATTCTCCTCCTATCTTGATTAATAATCTTAAGAAAGAAGGAAACAGCCCATATGGCTATAAAAACACTACGCCACTAGCTCAACTAACAAAAGATTTTGGAGCGATTGTAGTAAAAGAAGACTCAAAATATAACAGTATAAAAGATCTTATGGATGCAGTAAAAAAAGATCCAAAATCAGTTACTGCAGCAGGCGGATCTGCACCTGGGTCAATGGACCACTTAGTAGCTGTGCTGCCGGCTTATAAATCTGGAGTTGATCCTAAAACAGTAAAGTACGTTTCCTATGATGGAGGCGGAGAAGCTATTGCGGCTTTATTAGGCGGAAATGCAGACTACATCGCTACAGATGCTTCAGCAGTAGGTGAATTTTTAAAAGCAGGAAAAGTTAAAGTTCTTGGTATATCTTCTACCGAGAGATTAAAAGGAGAATTGGCAGAAGTTCCAACTTTTAAAGAAGAAGGCATTGACGCAGATTTTACGATATGGAGAGGTATCTTCGGTCCGAAAGAAATGTCAGACAGCGCAAAAGATTACTGGGCTAAAACTCTTAAAGACTTGAATGATAGCAAAGAGTGGCAAGCAGAGCTTGAACGCAACGGCTGGCAAGCTGAATTTAAAGATGCTGAAGAGTTTGCTTCATTTTTAGAAGAACAGGAAAAACAAGTTGAAGATCTATTAAAGTCATTAGGGATGAACAAATAG
- a CDS encoding tripartite tricarboxylate transporter TctB family protein: MSGSFDRYASVIFAIIGAAFLFESRNIAKSAYGSEVGPNVFPFLLGLILILLSVKLFLESFKSVQNKNNDREKLMIKRFLIILIASILYASLLETIGYLISTFVFLFVSFQTMEKVEKGGWIKNVLIAGAFSFCVYYLFVVVLKGSLPGLPIWFS, translated from the coding sequence ATGTCAGGAAGTTTCGACCGATATGCAAGTGTGATTTTTGCTATAATTGGCGCTGCTTTTCTATTTGAAAGCAGGAATATAGCAAAGAGTGCCTATGGAAGTGAAGTAGGACCAAATGTCTTTCCATTTTTGCTTGGACTCATCCTTATTTTATTAAGTGTAAAGCTATTTCTAGAGTCATTTAAATCCGTTCAAAATAAAAACAATGATCGTGAAAAATTAATGATAAAAAGATTTTTAATCATACTGATAGCAAGTATTCTATATGCATCTTTACTTGAAACAATCGGTTATTTAATCAGTACATTCGTATTTCTTTTTGTTTCTTTTCAGACGATGGAAAAAGTGGAAAAAGGCGGATGGATTAAAAATGTGCTAATTGCAGGTGCTTTTTCATTTTGTGTCTATTATTTGTTTGTAGTTGTTTTAAAAGGCTCTTTGCCTGGACTGCCGATATGGTTTAGTTAG